In Phreatobacter aquaticus, a single genomic region encodes these proteins:
- a CDS encoding DUF1178 family protein, with protein MIKYALACDKAHEFESWFPSSDSFDAQQTRGLVACPVCGSTKVAKVIMAPQVARRDRRPEPISNAPVPAPQAPQPVAIVSEAEQELRAKIREFRDQLLAKSESVGDRFAEEARKIHYGETEHRTIHGQATPEEARELIEEGVEFHPIPVLPDERN; from the coding sequence ATGATCAAATATGCGCTCGCCTGCGACAAGGCCCACGAGTTCGAGAGCTGGTTTCCCTCCTCCGACAGTTTCGATGCGCAGCAGACACGCGGGCTCGTCGCCTGCCCGGTCTGCGGATCGACCAAGGTGGCTAAGGTGATCATGGCGCCGCAGGTGGCGCGCCGCGACCGCCGGCCTGAGCCGATCTCCAATGCGCCGGTTCCGGCGCCGCAGGCGCCCCAGCCGGTCGCCATCGTCTCGGAAGCCGAGCAGGAACTGCGTGCCAAGATTCGCGAATTCCGCGACCAGCTGCTGGCGAAGTCGGAATCGGTCGGCGATCGCTTCGCCGAGGAAGCCCGCAAGATCCATTATGGCGAGACCGAGCACCGGACCATCCATGGTCAGGCGACGCCCGAGGAAGCCCGCGAGCTGATCGAGGAAGGCGTCGAGTTCCACCCGATCCCGGTCCTGCCGGACGAGCGGAACTGA
- a CDS encoding carbon-nitrogen hydrolase family protein, translating into MGGTFTAACVQMRADIDPARSLEQAVTLIAGAAGDGATYVQTPEMTNILQPDRPKFYEAIRAQEDDLSLPVFQAEAKRLGIWLHIGSLAIKTGETQAANRAFLISPEGAVTATYDKIHMFDVNLANGQTYRESAAYKPGDRAVLADLPWAKLGVTICYDLRFPHLYRALAEAGAGVLAIPSSFTVPTGKAHWHLLMRARAVENGCFVIAAAQGGHHVCGRDTYGHSLIVDPWGTVIAEADHDEPAVVLAEIDMAKVAEIRGRIPSLANGRAFTLGGPP; encoded by the coding sequence ATGGGCGGGACATTCACGGCGGCCTGCGTGCAGATGCGGGCGGACATCGATCCGGCTCGCAGCCTGGAACAGGCGGTGACGCTGATCGCGGGCGCGGCCGGTGACGGCGCGACCTATGTCCAGACGCCGGAAATGACCAATATCCTGCAGCCGGATCGCCCGAAATTCTACGAGGCGATCCGCGCGCAGGAGGACGACCTGTCGCTGCCAGTGTTCCAGGCCGAGGCCAAGCGCCTGGGCATCTGGCTGCATATCGGCTCGCTGGCGATCAAGACCGGCGAAACGCAGGCCGCCAACCGCGCCTTCCTGATCTCGCCGGAGGGCGCGGTCACCGCGACCTATGACAAGATCCACATGTTCGACGTCAATCTCGCGAACGGGCAGACCTACCGAGAATCCGCCGCCTACAAGCCCGGCGACCGTGCCGTGCTGGCGGATCTGCCGTGGGCCAAGCTCGGCGTCACTATCTGCTACGACCTGCGCTTTCCCCATCTCTATCGGGCGCTGGCCGAGGCCGGCGCGGGCGTGCTGGCCATTCCCTCGTCCTTCACGGTTCCGACCGGCAAGGCGCACTGGCACCTGCTGATGCGGGCGCGCGCGGTGGAGAACGGCTGCTTCGTGATCGCGGCGGCCCAGGGCGGCCACCATGTCTGCGGGCGCGATACCTATGGCCACAGCCTGATCGTCGATCCCTGGGGCACGGTGATCGCGGAGGCCGACCATGACGAGCCGGCCGTGGTGCTGGCCGAGATCGACATGGCCAAAGTCGCCGAGATCCGCGGGCGCATCCCCTCGCTCGCCAATGGGAGGGCCTTCACGCTGGGAGGGCCGCCATGA
- the grxC gene encoding glutaredoxin 3: MPEIVIYTKDYCPYCHAAKALLTKKGAAFTEVDIQKHPERRAEMIEKAGGRTSVPQIFIGTTHVGGSDDIHALDDAGGLDKLLAA; encoded by the coding sequence ATGCCCGAGATCGTGATCTACACCAAGGACTATTGCCCCTATTGCCACGCCGCCAAGGCGCTGCTGACCAAGAAGGGCGCGGCCTTCACCGAAGTGGATATCCAGAAGCATCCCGAGCGCCGGGCCGAAATGATCGAGAAGGCCGGCGGTCGCACCTCCGTGCCGCAGATCTTCATCGGCACCACCCATGTCGGCGGTTCCGACGACATCCATGCGCTGGACGATGCCGGCGGCCTCGACAAGCTGCTGGCGGCCTGA
- a CDS encoding ComF family protein, which produces MSASLALMEIEGEDWAAPRPTWRQRMGSARTRTLDWLLPPLCLACRVQVGSHGALCPSCWATIDFIEAPVCDRLGTPLPFDLGPGALSPAAIASPPGFDRARAAFRFDEAGRALIHGLKYGDRLEIAPALAAWMARAGREVLEGADALIPVPLHWTRLFRRRFNQAAELTRHLSAITGIANEPMVLKRARRTAHQVGLTRAQRLDNVSGAFRIAEERKALVRGLHLVLVDDVLTTGATIEACARVLRRAGAARIDVLTAARVVDGPFAVHI; this is translated from the coding sequence ATGTCCGCTAGCCTTGCCCTCATGGAGATCGAGGGCGAGGACTGGGCCGCTCCGAGGCCGACATGGCGCCAGCGGATGGGCAGCGCGCGCACCCGCACGCTTGACTGGCTGCTGCCGCCCCTCTGCCTTGCCTGCCGCGTGCAGGTCGGCTCCCACGGCGCGCTCTGCCCCTCCTGCTGGGCGACGATCGATTTCATCGAGGCCCCCGTCTGCGACCGACTCGGCACGCCGCTGCCCTTTGATCTTGGTCCCGGAGCCCTTTCGCCTGCCGCCATTGCCAGTCCGCCGGGCTTCGACCGAGCCCGCGCTGCCTTCCGCTTCGACGAAGCCGGCCGCGCCCTGATCCACGGGTTGAAATATGGCGACCGCCTGGAGATAGCCCCGGCTCTGGCCGCCTGGATGGCGCGCGCCGGCCGCGAGGTGCTGGAAGGGGCAGATGCGCTGATCCCGGTGCCGCTGCACTGGACGCGGCTGTTCCGCCGCCGCTTCAACCAGGCCGCCGAGCTGACGCGGCATCTCTCTGCCATCACCGGCATTGCCAACGAGCCGATGGTGCTGAAGCGGGCCCGCCGCACCGCCCACCAGGTGGGTCTCACCCGGGCACAGCGGCTGGACAATGTGTCGGGCGCCTTCCGGATCGCAGAGGAGCGCAAGGCCTTGGTGCGTGGGCTCCATCTGGTTCTTGTCGACGACGTGCTCACCACCGGCGCGACCATCGAGGCCTGCGCCCGCGTGCTCCGCAGGGCAGGGGCCGCACGGATCGATGTGCTCACCGCCGCGAGGGTTGTGGACGGCCCCTTCGCGGTCCATATCTGA
- the trxA gene encoding thioredoxin, giving the protein MSAVAATTDATFDADVIKSTEPVVVDFWAPWCGPCRMIAPALDAISAELGDKVKIVKVNVDENPKIASNYGIMSIPTLMIFKGGEMVDRKTGAAPQAALKQWISAYA; this is encoded by the coding sequence ATGAGCGCCGTCGCAGCCACCACCGATGCAACATTCGATGCCGATGTCATCAAGTCGACCGAGCCGGTCGTGGTGGACTTCTGGGCGCCCTGGTGCGGCCCCTGCCGCATGATCGCACCCGCCCTTGACGCCATCTCGGCCGAACTCGGCGACAAGGTGAAGATCGTCAAGGTCAATGTCGACGAGAACCCGAAGATCGCGTCGAACTACGGCATCATGTCGATCCCGACGCTGATGATCTTCAAGGGCGGCGAGATGGTCGACCGCAAGACGGGCGCTGCTCCGCAGGCCGCCCTGAAGCAGTGGATCTCCGCCTACGCCTGA
- a CDS encoding benzoate/H(+) symporter BenE family transporter, whose product MPPFSLSTVTAGIIAPLVGFAGTVALVIAAAQAVGATPGQTISWLAAISLAKAIGGMALTWRYKIPIIMAWSTPGAALIAATGGTIAFPAAEGAFVLAAILIILTGLVRPIGDLVARIPAGIASAMLAGVLFRFVADVAVMAPTTPLLVLPLVAIFLVARLIHGASAMLVVVAAGVALTYGLGLAGPLPTDLGLARLEWTTPTFDAATLIGLGLPLYLVTMAAQNLPGLAVLRANGYKPEVGPILTTTGIVSLISAPFGAHTSNLAAITAAICAGPDAHPDPARRWPSGIVYGLAFILLAAFAGPFVALFAAMPKALIATIAGLALTGALMGALTIAMAEERARFPAILTFATAASGVSAFGVGAAFWGLAIGLVALGIERLHAITKAL is encoded by the coding sequence ATGCCGCCTTTCTCGCTTTCCACCGTCACCGCCGGGATCATCGCCCCGCTGGTCGGCTTTGCCGGCACCGTCGCGCTGGTGATCGCGGCTGCCCAGGCAGTCGGCGCGACGCCTGGACAGACGATCTCCTGGCTTGCCGCCATCTCGCTCGCCAAGGCGATCGGCGGCATGGCGCTGACCTGGCGGTACAAGATCCCGATCATCATGGCCTGGTCGACGCCCGGCGCAGCCCTGATCGCGGCGACCGGCGGCACGATCGCCTTTCCCGCGGCCGAAGGCGCCTTCGTTCTTGCGGCGATCCTCATCATCCTGACCGGCCTCGTCCGGCCGATCGGCGATCTTGTCGCGCGCATTCCGGCCGGCATCGCCTCCGCCATGCTGGCGGGCGTGCTGTTCCGTTTCGTCGCCGATGTCGCTGTCATGGCGCCGACCACGCCGCTGCTGGTCCTGCCGCTGGTGGCGATCTTCCTGGTGGCGCGGCTCATCCATGGCGCCAGCGCCATGCTGGTTGTGGTGGCGGCCGGTGTCGCACTGACCTACGGCCTCGGTCTTGCCGGGCCGCTTCCGACCGATCTCGGCCTGGCCAGGCTCGAATGGACCACGCCGACCTTCGATGCCGCGACCCTCATCGGGCTCGGCCTGCCGCTTTATCTCGTCACCATGGCGGCGCAGAACCTGCCGGGGCTCGCCGTGCTCAGGGCCAATGGCTACAAGCCGGAGGTCGGGCCGATCCTGACGACCACCGGCATCGTGTCGCTCATCTCCGCGCCGTTCGGCGCCCATACCAGCAATCTCGCGGCGATCACGGCGGCGATCTGCGCAGGGCCTGACGCCCATCCCGATCCCGCTAGGCGCTGGCCATCGGGTATCGTCTATGGCCTGGCCTTCATTCTGCTGGCGGCCTTTGCCGGACCTTTCGTCGCCCTCTTCGCCGCTATGCCCAAGGCGCTGATCGCGACCATCGCGGGACTGGCGCTCACCGGTGCGCTGATGGGCGCGCTGACCATCGCCATGGCCGAGGAGCGGGCGCGGTTTCCCGCCATTCTGACCTTCGCAACCGCCGCTTCCGGCGTTTCCGCCTTCGGTGTCGGGGCGGCCTTCTGGGGGCTCGCCATCGGGCTCGTTGCGCTTGGAATCGAGCGCCTTCACGCGATCACCAAGGCGCTATGA
- the ahcY gene encoding adenosylhomocysteinase: protein MANDYIVKDISLAAFGRKEIDLAETEMPGLMATRAEFGASQPLKGARIAGSLHMTIQTAVLIETLKALGADIRWVSCNIYSTQDHAAAAIAAAGIPVFAYKGETLTEYWDYTAKLFDWHGGGTPNMILDDGGDATMFVHLGLRAENGDTAFLDKPESEEEEIFFALLKKKLAEKPKGWFAELAKNIKGVSEETTTGVNRLYQLAAAGKLLFPAINVNDSVTKSKFDNLYGCRESLVDAIRRGTDVMMSGKVAFVAGFGDVGKGSAASLRQAGCRVLVSEVDPICALQAAMEGYEVVTIEDALPRADIYVTATGNKDIVTVDHMRGMKDRAIVCNIGHFDNEIQVAGLKNFKWNNIKPQVDEIELSSGKRIILLSEGRLVNLGNAMGHPSFVMSASFTNQTIAQIELWTNPGKYENKVYTLPKHLDEKVAMLHLEKIGVKLTKLRPDQAAYIGVPEKGPFKSDHYRY, encoded by the coding sequence ATGGCCAACGATTATATCGTCAAAGACATCTCGCTCGCTGCTTTCGGCCGCAAGGAAATCGACCTCGCCGAAACCGAAATGCCGGGCCTGATGGCGACGCGCGCCGAATTCGGCGCCTCGCAGCCGCTGAAGGGCGCCCGCATCGCCGGCTCGCTGCACATGACCATCCAGACCGCGGTGCTGATCGAGACCCTCAAGGCTCTTGGCGCCGACATCCGCTGGGTGTCCTGCAACATCTACTCGACCCAGGACCATGCCGCCGCCGCGATCGCCGCCGCCGGCATCCCGGTCTTCGCCTACAAGGGCGAGACGCTGACCGAGTACTGGGACTACACCGCCAAGCTGTTCGACTGGCATGGCGGCGGCACGCCGAACATGATCCTGGATGACGGCGGCGATGCCACCATGTTCGTCCATCTCGGCCTGCGCGCCGAGAACGGCGACACCGCCTTCCTCGACAAGCCGGAATCGGAAGAGGAAGAGATCTTCTTCGCCCTTCTGAAGAAGAAGCTCGCCGAGAAGCCGAAGGGCTGGTTCGCCGAGCTCGCCAAGAACATCAAGGGCGTCTCGGAAGAGACCACGACGGGCGTCAACCGCCTGTACCAGCTGGCTGCGGCCGGCAAGCTGCTGTTCCCGGCGATCAACGTCAACGACTCGGTCACCAAGTCGAAGTTCGACAACCTCTATGGCTGCCGTGAATCGCTGGTCGACGCGATCCGTCGCGGTACCGACGTCATGATGTCGGGCAAGGTCGCCTTCGTCGCCGGCTTCGGCGATGTCGGCAAGGGTTCGGCCGCCTCGCTCCGCCAGGCCGGCTGCCGCGTGCTCGTCTCCGAAGTCGACCCGATCTGCGCCCTGCAGGCGGCGATGGAAGGCTACGAGGTCGTCACCATCGAGGACGCCCTGCCGCGCGCCGACATCTATGTCACCGCCACCGGCAACAAGGACATTGTCACGGTCGACCACATGCGTGGCATGAAGGACCGGGCGATCGTCTGCAACATCGGCCACTTCGACAACGAGATTCAGGTCGCGGGTCTCAAGAACTTCAAGTGGAACAACATCAAGCCGCAGGTCGACGAGATCGAGCTGTCGTCGGGCAAGCGCATCATCCTCCTGTCGGAAGGCCGCCTGGTGAACCTCGGCAACGCCATGGGCCACCCGTCCTTCGTCATGTCGGCCTCGTTCACCAACCAGACGATCGCCCAGATCGAGCTGTGGACGAACCCCGGCAAGTACGAGAACAAGGTCTACACGCTGCCCAAGCACCTCGACGAGAAGGTGGCCATGCTGCATCTCGAGAAGATCGGCGTGAAGCTGACCAAGCTGCGCCCCGACCAGGCCGCCTATATCGGCGTACCAGAGAAGGGCCCGTTCAAGTCGGACCACTACCGCTATTGA
- the argE gene encoding acetylornithine deacetylase: MTSLELLERLVAFPTVSDATNVDLVAFVSDYLKSHGVPFEVVPQADGRNFNIFATVGPNVPGGVMLSGHVDVVPVAGQPWTTDPFKLINKGDGRVYGRGSCDMKGFDACVLAAIPAMLKAGLKRPVHICLSADEEIRMDGARAIIEKFDKGWTKPSMCIVGEPSRMKVVTGHKGYWRIDTHVRGHEVHSSNRYVGVSAVFVAAKLISWIEQRDLKNKADAEAYGGVPHFDPGWTMLHVGQMHGGTAHNITALDAHFVTGIRTVPGDDGGKYVREYEHYIRTEIEPAMKAVHPDAGVTIQYRVGGPALGQEPDGEAERVARRLTGDNAIHVVAYGAEAGLFQEAGISTIICGPGDIAQAHQPDEWIELSELDKCDAFLAGLIKECAA, from the coding sequence ATGACCAGCCTTGAACTTCTCGAACGCCTCGTCGCCTTCCCGACCGTGTCGGACGCGACCAATGTCGATCTCGTCGCCTTCGTCTCCGACTATCTGAAGAGCCACGGCGTGCCCTTCGAGGTGGTGCCGCAGGCGGACGGGCGGAATTTCAACATCTTCGCCACCGTCGGGCCGAATGTGCCGGGTGGCGTGATGCTGTCGGGCCATGTCGACGTGGTGCCGGTGGCGGGCCAGCCCTGGACCACCGATCCATTCAAGCTGATCAACAAGGGCGACGGCCGCGTCTATGGCCGTGGCTCCTGCGACATGAAGGGCTTCGACGCCTGCGTGCTGGCAGCCATCCCCGCCATGCTCAAGGCCGGCCTCAAGCGGCCGGTCCACATCTGCCTGTCGGCGGATGAGGAGATCCGCATGGACGGTGCCCGCGCCATCATCGAGAAATTCGACAAGGGCTGGACCAAGCCCTCCATGTGCATCGTCGGCGAGCCGAGCCGGATGAAGGTGGTCACCGGTCACAAGGGCTATTGGCGGATCGACACCCATGTGCGCGGCCACGAGGTCCATTCCTCCAACCGCTATGTCGGCGTCTCCGCCGTGTTCGTGGCGGCCAAGCTGATCTCCTGGATCGAGCAGCGCGACCTGAAGAACAAGGCCGATGCCGAGGCCTATGGCGGCGTGCCCCATTTCGATCCCGGCTGGACCATGCTGCATGTCGGCCAGATGCATGGCGGCACGGCGCACAACATCACCGCGCTCGACGCCCATTTCGTCACCGGCATCCGCACCGTTCCCGGCGACGATGGCGGCAAATATGTGCGCGAATACGAGCATTACATCCGCACCGAGATCGAGCCGGCCATGAAGGCGGTGCATCCCGATGCGGGAGTGACCATCCAATATCGCGTCGGTGGTCCCGCGCTCGGCCAGGAGCCGGATGGCGAGGCCGAACGGGTCGCCCGCCGGCTGACCGGCGACAATGCCATCCATGTCGTCGCCTATGGCGCGGAGGCGGGCCTCTTCCAGGAAGCCGGCATCTCCACGATCATCTGTGGGCCTGGTGATATCGCGCAGGCGCATCAGCCCGACGAGTGGATCGAGCTTTCCGAGCTCGACAAGTGCGACGCGTTCCTGGCGGGCCTGATCAAGGAGTGCGCTGCCTGA